Part of the Allofrancisella frigidaquae genome is shown below.
ACTGAGAACCAAAATTTAATAATAATAGTGCCACTATCAACTAACATTTTTTCAAGCATAGGAACTTGTTCTAAAAAAGAGAAGTACTCTTTTTCTGTACAAAACCCCATAACTCTTTCTACGCCAGCACGGTTGTACCATGATCTATCAAATAGAATTATCTCACCTCCGGATGGCAGATATTTGATGTATCTTTGGAAATACCATTGGTTTCGCTCTTTCTCTGTAGGTTTTTCAAGAGCTACAACTTTAGCGCCGCGTGGGTTTAGATGTTCCATAACTCTTTTGATGGTTCCACCTTTGCCTGCAGCATCCCTGCCCTCGAAAATAATTAAAACTTTTTTGTTATTTTCTTTTACCCACCTTTGTAATTTTAGTAACTCTATTTGTAAATGGTATTTTTGCTTTTCGTAAATTTTACGAGGTATTTTATGCTTATATGGAAAAATATTCTCCAGAAAAAGCTTCTGACGTTCTGTTTGACTTAAAACTTCCATATTGAAATCTTTCTAATAAACAACCGTTTGAATATCTTAGCATAAACCGTTTATTTTTAGTAAAGCTAGTTAACCTTTGGGGTTTTAAAGTTTAACTTAAGACTAAAAACTATATAAAAAATGCTAAAAATAATTATTATAGTAATTAGTAAACTTGGTGTCTTTATTGGGTACATTAGTACAGCAAT
Proteins encoded:
- the ppk2 gene encoding polyphosphate kinase 2; the protein is MEVLSQTERQKLFLENIFPYKHKIPRKIYEKQKYHLQIELLKLQRWVKENNKKVLIIFEGRDAAGKGGTIKRVMEHLNPRGAKVVALEKPTEKERNQWYFQRYIKYLPSGGEIILFDRSWYNRAGVERVMGFCTEKEYFSFLEQVPMLEKMLVDSGTIIIKFWFSVSQQEQKNRFIAREAHPLKQWKLSPIDKASLDKWDDYTEAKERMFMYTDKPYAPWVIVKSDDKKRARLNAIRYVLNTIDYDNKSLEVAIPPDPLIVGSSAKIYK